From Fundulus heteroclitus isolate FHET01 unplaced genomic scaffold, MU-UCD_Fhet_4.1 scaffold_42, whole genome shotgun sequence, one genomic window encodes:
- the LOC118560331 gene encoding tripartite motif-containing protein 16-like, with amino-acid sequence MEQNQLDRETLSCSICLDLLKDPVAIPCGHSYCMKCIKNFWDEEDQKGIHSCPQCRETFTPRPVLKKNTMLAALVEQLKKTGLQAAPADLCYAGPEDVACDFCSGRKLKAIKSCLFCLASFCEKHLQPHYDSAAFKKHKLVEPSKNLQENICSRHDEVMKMFCRTDQKCICLICLMDEHKGHDTVSAAAERTERQRELEVRRENIQQRIQDREKDVKLLQQELEAIKHSADKTVEDSEKIFTQLIRLIQKRSSDVKQQIRSQQETEGSRVKELQEKLEQEITELKRKDAELKQLSDTEDHNQFLHNYPSLSALSESTHSSSIKIRPLSYFEDVTAAVSELRDQLQDILRDAWTNISLRLTEVDVSLSEPEPESRAGFLRYSCEITLDPNTAHRKLLLSEENRKVTRMYQPQSYSSHPDRFTDYYQVLSRESLTGRCYWEVERRERVYVAVAYKNISRAGEGRKCGFGANDKSWALSCYQGGYEFGHNNIWTSISGPGSSRVGVYLDHRAGILSFYSVSETMTLLHRVQTTFTQPLHAGVWVGYGGSAEFCKPK; translated from the coding sequence atggagcagaaccagctggaccgagaaaccttgtcctgttcgatctgtctggatctactgaaggatccggtggctattccctgtggacacagctactgtatgaagtgtattaaaaacttctgggatgaagaggatcagaaaggaatccacagctgccctcagtgcagggAGACCTTCACACCGAGGCCcgttctgaagaaaaacaccatgttagcagctttagtggagcagctgaagaagactggactccaagctgctcctgctgatctctgctatgctggacctgaagatgtggcctgtgatttctgctctggaagaaaactgaaagccatcaagtcctgtttattctgtctggcctctttctgtgagaaacaccttcagccCCATTATGATTCAGCTGCATTtaagaaacacaagctggtggagccctccaagaacctccaggagaacatctgctctcgtcatgatgaggtgatgaagatgttctgtcgtactgatcagaagtgtatctgtcttatctgtttaatggatgaacataaaggccacgacacagtgtcagctgcagcagaaaggactgagaggcagagagagctggaggtgagacgagaaaacatccagcagagaatccaggacagagagaaagatgtgaagctgcttcaacaggagctggaggccatcaagcactctgctgataaaacagtggaggacagtgagaagatcttcactcagctgatccgtctcatccagaaaagaagctctgatgtgaagcagcagatcagatcccagcaggaaactgaagggagtcgagtcaaagagcttcaggagaagctggagcaggagatcactgagctgaagaggaaagacgctgagctgaagcagctctcagacacagaggatcacaaccagtttctccacaactacccctcactgtcagcactcagtgagtctacacactcatccagcatcaagatccgtcctctgagctactttgaggatgtgacagcagctgtgtcagagctcagagatcaactacaggacatcctgagagacgcatggacaaacatctcactgagactcactgaggtggatgtttcactgtcagaaccagaaccagagagcagagctggattcttgagatattcatgtgaaatcacactggatccaaacacagcacACAGGAAGCTGTTACTATCAGAGGagaacaggaaggtgacaagAATGTATCAACCTCAGTCTTATTctagtcatccagacagattcactgATTATTATCAGGTTctgagtagagagagtctgactggacgttgttactgggaggtggagaggagagagagagtttaTGTAGCAGTCGCATACAAGAATATCAGCAGAGCAGGAGAAGGGAGAAAATGTGGATTTGGAGCTAATGACAAATCTTGGGCATTAAGTTGTTACCAAGGAGGTTATGAATTTGGTCACAACAACATCTGGACCTCCATCTCaggtcctggttcctccagagtaggagtgtacctggatcacagagcaggtattctgtccttctacagcgtctctgaaaccatgactctcctccacagagtccagaccaccttcACTCAGCCGCTACATGCTGGAGTTTGGGTTGGTTAtggaggttctgctgagttctgtaAACCCAAATAG